From the genome of Nocardia mangyaensis:
CAGCATGCCGACACCCATCGCGATCCCGGCGAATTCGCCGTCGGCGATGAAGGCGATGGCCACACTGCCCAGGCGCACGAAGTAGAAGACCAGCGCCAGGACCAGGAAGGCCACGAACGCGACGATCGTCACGACCTGCCGGTCGGGTCGTGCGGCGGCCGGACTCACAGATCCAGGAACGGGTCGAGCCCGACGGTCAGGCCGGGACGGCCGGCGATCTCGCGCACGCCCAGCAGCACACCGGGGGCGAAGGAGTTGCGGTCGATGGAATCGTGCCGGATGGTCAGTGTCTCGCCCTGGGTGCCGAACAGCACCTCTTGGTGCGCGACCAGCCCGGCCAGGCGAACCGAATGCACCCGCACGCCGTCGACGTCGGCGCCGCGGGCACCCTCGAGCTCGGTGGTGGTGGCATCGGGACTCACCCCGACCCCGGCCTCGGCACGGGCCGCCGCGATCAAGGCGGCGGTGCGGTAGGCGGTGCCCGAGGGCGCGTCGGCCTTGTTCGGGTGGTGCAGCTCGATCACCTCGACCGATTCGAAGAACCGGGCCGCCTGCTCGGCGAAGCGCATCGACAGCACCGCGCCGATGGCGAAGTTCGGCGCGATCAGCACGCCCACCTCGGGCCGCTGCGCCAGCCAGCCGCGAACCTCGTCAAGGCGGGTCCCGTCGAAGCCGGTGGTGCCGACGACCGCGTGGATCCCGTTCTCCACCAGGAACTTCAGATTCCCCATCACCACATCGGGGTGGGTGAAGTCGACGACGACCTGCGTACCGGTCTCGGTGAACACCGTCAGCGCGTCGTCCTTGTCGACCTGCGCGACCAGCTCCAGATCGCCCGCCGCCTCCACGGCCGCGCAGATCGCCTGCCCGACCTTGCCGCGTGCGCCGAGCACTCCGACCCGAATGGTCACCCGTATCTCCTCGTCTCGATTCCGCTTGTCCTCAGCCTATCGAGCAGCGGCGCACGCCCCGGCGGCGAGGTCAGTCGAACACGATCACCTGGCGCAGCGCCGCGCCCGCCGCGAGGTCGTCCATCGCCTCGTTCACCTGATCGAGGCCGATGCGCGCCGAGACGAGCCGTTCCAGTGGCAGCTGGCCGGCGCGCCACCGCCGCACGTATTCGGGGATGTCACGGGCCGGCACCGCCGAGCCGAGGTAGCTGCCGATGATGGTGCGCCCCTGGGCGACCAGCGCCAGCGGGGAGATGGTGGCGGTGGCGGTGGGCGCGGGTAGCCCCACCGTCACCGTCACGCCTCCGGGAGCCGTTGCCGCGACGGCGGTTTCGAAGGCGCGCACATTCCCGGCCGCCTCGACCACCACGTCGGCCTGCACGCCCTGCTCGGCGATCTCGACCGGAGTGAACGCCGCGGTGGCGCCGAACTGGCGGGCCAGGGCGAGTTTGTCGGGCACGGTGTCGACCGCGATCACCTCGCCGAGCCCGAGCGAGACCGCGACGAGCACCGCCGCCATCCCGACCCCGCCCAGCCCGACCACCATGATCCGGTCGCCCGCACCGGGTTTCGCCGCGTTGAGCAGGGCGCCGCCACCGGTCAGCACCGCGCAGCCGAGCACCGCGGCCACCTCGGGCGGCACATCGTCGTCGACCGGCACGACCGAACGCCGATCGACCACGGCATGGGTCGCGAAGCCCGAGACGCCCAGGTGGTGGTGGACTTCGGCGTCGTCACGGCGTAGTCGCCGACCGCCGCCGAGCAGTTCACCGGCATTGTTGGCCACACTGCCCGGCCCGCACGGGGTGCGGCCGTTGCTCGCGCAGCCCGCGCACTCGCCACAGCGCGGCAGGAAGGTCATCACGACTCGCTGCCCCACCGCCACATCGGTCACTGCGGCGCCAACCGATTCGACGATGCCGGCCGCCTCATGACCGAGCAGCATGGGCACCGGACGCACCCGATTGCCGTCGACCACCGACAGATCCGAATGGCACAGCCCCGCCGCTTCGATCCGGACCAGCAGTTCCCCCGGTCCCGGCTCGGCCAGGTCGAGCTCGCACACGGTGATCGGCTGCGAATCGGCGAACGGCGCCGGATCGGCGACGCGTTCCAGGACGGCTCCACGAATCCTCATGGGCGCGACGCTACCGCGAAGCGACCGTTGCGCGACCGCGGTTGCGGCGCTAACGTCGATCGCGGTGATGGTGCTCCTGTTGGCCGCCTCGTACCGAGCCCAGGGTCGGTGCCATCATGAACAGGGAGAAATCCTTTGTCAGTGCAGTTCAATCACACCATTGTCGGATGTCACGACAATCGCGAAACCGCCGAGTTCTGGGCGGACATCCTCGGGTTGGACATAGGAAAAGAGGCGGGACCTTTCATTCCGATCCCCCTCGCGCACGGTGCCGTCTTCGATTTCGCGCGCGTGCCACCGCATATTTCCGAGATCCAGCCGCAGCACTACGCGTTCCTCGTCTCCGAGGCCGAGTTCGACGCGGCCTACGCCAAGATCCAGCGCTACAAGCTGGACCATTGGGCCGATCCCCAGCAACACGGGATCAACGAGATCAATCACCACGACGGTGGTCGCGGCGTCTATTTCCTCGACCCCAACGGTCACTTCCTCGAGTTGATCACCGTCCCGTACGGCGGCTGGCCCGCGTAGTCACCCTGTCGAGGTCAGGCCGCCTTCTTCGCGGCGGCCCTGCTCCCCCACACCCCGATCGCCGCGGCCGAGACGCACGCCATGGCGACGATCACGATGAACCACGGGAACACGGTCGCGATCCCCCAGGTCGTCGCCGCCCAACCCGCGGCCAGGGTCGGCAGGGCCAGTGCCGAATAGGCGAGCAGGTAATAGGCCGACATGGTCTCGCCGCGGCGATGCGGCGGCACGACCTCCGACAGGTGCCGCAGCGAACCGCCGAACCCGAGACCGAAGGTGGCGCCCAGTACCAGCCCGGCGATCAACACCACGGCGGGCTGTCCGGTGGCCAGCGCGGGCACGGTGGCCAGCAGCGCGGCGGCCATCCCGAGGTCACCGAGGATGGCGGCCCGGCGTGCCGGGATGCCGGTGGCGAACAGCTGCGCCAGCGCCCCGGCGAGCGCGGTGCTCGCGACCACCACACCGCCGAAGACCAGGTTGTGCACGCCGGTCTCGGCCGCGGCCAGCGACGGGTACAGCGACAGCAGCACGCCCAGTACCGACCACGCCGACATCACGCCGATCGCCGCGAACCAGAAATCGGCCCTGATCTCCTGCGGCACCGCTGGCTTCGCGATGGTGATGCGTCCTTTCGACCGGGCGGTGTGCGGTTCTCGCAGCGCGAGAATGCCCGCACCCGCGATCAGGCACACCACCGCGATCACCACGTACGGCGTGCGCAGCGGCCACGGCGCGTACTGCGCGAGCACAGCCGTTCCGAGCACGGTGATCGCGATGCCGACATTGAACGCCACGCCGGTGAGCTGCCCGGAGCGCGCACCGCGCTCGGGACGCAGATCCAGCAGGGCGGCGGCGCCTGCGACCACCGTGGCGCCGACCGCCGCACCGTGCAGCGCTCGCGCGAGCAGCAGCATGGGCACCGAATCGGCGAGCAGGAACACGATCAGACCCGCGATCATGGTGACGAAGGCGCCGATCATCACCGGTTTGCGGCCGACCACGTCGGAGAGCCGCCCCGAGACCAGGACCGCGCCCAGCGCGGCGACCGCGTACACCGCGAAGACGGCGGTCGTGGTGAGCGGCGACAGCTGCCATTCGGTCTCGTAGATGCCGTAGAGCGGTGCGGGCGCCCCCGACACGCCGAGCGCCACCGCGCTCGCCGCGAGGACCAGGCCGTAGGCCCAGCGCTGACCGGCTTCGACCGGCGCCATCGTTGTCGCTGCCATCGCAGCCCCTATCACCAGAGTTTGATCACCATCGAACTTGCCTGAGACTACCGCTGGGTATGATGGCTATCAAACCCCCGAGTGAGGTAGATCATGACCCAGGCTAAAGATCTTCCCGTGGCGCCGACCATACCCGTCGCCGGACTCCCCGCTGTCCTGGGTGCGCTGCACGACCCTGTCCGGCTCGAGATCGTCCGGCGCCTCAGCAATGCGGGCACGCCGGTGCGCTGCGCGGCCCTCTACGACGCGATCAACAAATCCACCGCGACCCACCACTTCAAGATCCTGCGCGAGGCCGGCGTGATCGAGCGCCTGACCATCGACGGCCAGATCTGCCAGCGCCTGCGCCTCGACGCGCTCGAGGACGCGGTCCCCGGCCTGCTGCCCGCGATCGTCGCGGCCGCCAATCGCGCGACCGCCGAGTCCGGCTGACGCCGACTCAGGACTCGACGAGCTTGCGTACCGAAGCGGGCAGATCCCGGGTGCGCTGATACGGGCCGGCCACGCACGCGCCGTACGGGCGCGCGAGCAGCGTGCGCGCGATCGCGCTGACCTCGTCGGTGGTGACGGCGTCGATGCGGGCCAGGGTGGCCGAGACGCTGCGATGATTGCCGTAGCTGAGTTCGCTGCGCCCGATCCGGTTCATCCGGGACGCGGAGTCCTCGAGCCCGAGCACCAGCCCGCCGCGCAGCGACCCCTTCGCCCTGGCGCATTCGGCGTCGGTGACCCCGTTCGCGGCGACATCGTCGAGTACCCCGCGCGCCAACGACGCGACCTGGGCGAGGTTCTCGGGCTGGCAGCCCAGATACACCGAGAACGCGCCGGTGTCGGCGAAGGTGTCCACGCTCGAGTACACCGAGTACGCCAGTCCGCGTTCTTCCCGGATCCGTTGGAACAGCCGCGAACTCAGGCCACCGCCGACGATGGTGTTGAGCACCGACAGCGGCCAGCGCTGCTGGCCCTCGTGCCTGCCGAAGGCCCGGACGCCGAAGGCGAGGTGGGTCTGTTCGCTGTCCCGATTGATCCGGACCAGACCGGGCGCGGCCTTGGCGCGGAAGACGCCCTCGCGGCGCGGGGCCGGTTCGGCGCCGGGGTCGAGGTGCGCGGCGAACGCGCGATGCACCAGTTCGACGGTGCGTTCGTGGTCGACATTGCCCGCCACGGCCACCACCATCCGCTCGGGACGGTAGCGGCGCTGGTGGAATCCCCGCAGCTGGGCGGCGCGCATGCCCTCGATGGATTCGATGGTGCCGATCACCGGGCGCCCGATGGGGTGGTCGCCGAACATGGCGGTGAGGAAGGAATCGGCGACCAGGTCCTCGGGGTCGTCGTCGCGCATCGCGATCTCCTCGAGCACCACCTGGCGTTCGACGTCGACATCGACCGCGCGGCACAGCCCGTTGAGCACCACATCGGAGACCAGTTCCACGGCCAGCGGCAGGTCCTCGTCGATGACGTGGGCGTAGTAGCAGGTCTGTTCCTTGGCGGTGAAGGCGTTGAGTTCGCCGCCGACCGCGTCCATGGCCTGGGCGATGTCGAGGGCGGTGTGCGCCGGAGTCGCCTTGAACAGCAGGTGTTCGAGGAAGTGCGCCGC
Proteins encoded in this window:
- the dapB gene encoding 4-hydroxy-tetrahydrodipicolinate reductase, with product MTIRVGVLGARGKVGQAICAAVEAAGDLELVAQVDKDDALTVFTETGTQVVVDFTHPDVVMGNLKFLVENGIHAVVGTTGFDGTRLDEVRGWLAQRPEVGVLIAPNFAIGAVLSMRFAEQAARFFESVEVIELHHPNKADAPSGTAYRTAALIAAARAEAGVGVSPDATTTELEGARGADVDGVRVHSVRLAGLVAHQEVLFGTQGETLTIRHDSIDRNSFAPGVLLGVREIAGRPGLTVGLDPFLDL
- a CDS encoding alcohol dehydrogenase catalytic domain-containing protein, translating into MRIRGAVLERVADPAPFADSQPITVCELDLAEPGPGELLVRIEAAGLCHSDLSVVDGNRVRPVPMLLGHEAAGIVESVGAAVTDVAVGQRVVMTFLPRCGECAGCASNGRTPCGPGSVANNAGELLGGGRRLRRDDAEVHHHLGVSGFATHAVVDRRSVVPVDDDVPPEVAAVLGCAVLTGGGALLNAAKPGAGDRIMVVGLGGVGMAAVLVAVSLGLGEVIAVDTVPDKLALARQFGATAAFTPVEIAEQGVQADVVVEAAGNVRAFETAVAATAPGGVTVTVGLPAPTATATISPLALVAQGRTIIGSYLGSAVPARDIPEYVRRWRAGQLPLERLVSARIGLDQVNEAMDDLAAGAALRQVIVFD
- a CDS encoding VOC family protein, whose protein sequence is MSVQFNHTIVGCHDNRETAEFWADILGLDIGKEAGPFIPIPLAHGAVFDFARVPPHISEIQPQHYAFLVSEAEFDAAYAKIQRYKLDHWADPQQHGINEINHHDGGRGVYFLDPNGHFLELITVPYGGWPA
- a CDS encoding MFS transporter, which translates into the protein MAATTMAPVEAGQRWAYGLVLAASAVALGVSGAPAPLYGIYETEWQLSPLTTTAVFAVYAVAALGAVLVSGRLSDVVGRKPVMIGAFVTMIAGLIVFLLADSVPMLLLARALHGAAVGATVVAGAAALLDLRPERGARSGQLTGVAFNVGIAITVLGTAVLAQYAPWPLRTPYVVIAVVCLIAGAGILALREPHTARSKGRITIAKPAVPQEIRADFWFAAIGVMSAWSVLGVLLSLYPSLAAAETGVHNLVFGGVVVASTALAGALAQLFATGIPARRAAILGDLGMAAALLATVPALATGQPAVVLIAGLVLGATFGLGFGGSLRHLSEVVPPHRRGETMSAYYLLAYSALALPTLAAGWAATTWGIATVFPWFIVIVAMACVSAAAIGVWGSRAAAKKAA
- a CDS encoding ArsR/SmtB family transcription factor, whose product is MTQAKDLPVAPTIPVAGLPAVLGALHDPVRLEIVRRLSNAGTPVRCAALYDAINKSTATHHFKILREAGVIERLTIDGQICQRLRLDALEDAVPGLLPAIVAAANRATAESG
- a CDS encoding M16 family metallopeptidase yields the protein MTESGTTSAEDVSTDGGVRRTVLPGGLRVVTEHVPGVRSASIGVWVGVGSRDEGPTVAGAAHFLEHLLFKATPAHTALDIAQAMDAVGGELNAFTAKEQTCYYAHVIDEDLPLAVELVSDVVLNGLCRAVDVDVERQVVLEEIAMRDDDPEDLVADSFLTAMFGDHPIGRPVIGTIESIEGMRAAQLRGFHQRRYRPERMVVAVAGNVDHERTVELVHRAFAAHLDPGAEPAPRREGVFRAKAAPGLVRINRDSEQTHLAFGVRAFGRHEGQQRWPLSVLNTIVGGGLSSRLFQRIREERGLAYSVYSSVDTFADTGAFSVYLGCQPENLAQVASLARGVLDDVAANGVTDAECARAKGSLRGGLVLGLEDSASRMNRIGRSELSYGNHRSVSATLARIDAVTTDEVSAIARTLLARPYGACVAGPYQRTRDLPASVRKLVES